A genomic segment from Polyangium mundeleinium encodes:
- a CDS encoding transglycosylase SLT domain-containing protein: MALRSFLSRRGAAWGLGLTALVALGCAAVTTAPRLGAGPTTPAPASAAAAPTSAAAAAPVAAAASAAASTPEESFAFDPDAAVPLLDDTRLAAVKAAVTREAYVEAVKELDAVLAAEPRPSKDDEHAFRYQLGRLRALAGDPLGAARAYGEAAAIGGPLEGYARYQAADHAERAGEHAEALRHLDKVPADLPVASEVGLLRADALLGKGDLDAALPHYRAYLGKSGHPPRWVEVSLKVARALLQKPSEEHAEEAIGFARRVLYEAPSGAGNGEAKAIETDALGSLPFPRRKAFETPSQDDLLSQAKRQLDAGQSREALRTTDGLITDARAQAPGDLGCGAWMVRAEALARLKKKPEAEGGFGTAIERCAGTPRRVEALWHGGKASARNGQHGEAIRRYGLLEQEFATHRLADDARLKSALAARELGDEVRFTQMLTKMPDDYPQGDMTTDGLFELALARMTKRDWAGAVAPLERALTRAPRERVYYAAGRLPYYLGRARLETGALDQGKELLASVIRDYPLSFYMSLAYARLADKDRAAADRALDEALAREGATAPEPPPKSAAFGKTEFLRALALARQGESRLARIELDRLGVGARTAPPEVLWASALLFSRAGSPKEAHQILRTATNTIPAGRAELTDWTDHYPAGNWRSAWEIAFPRPYAPVVAAEATRSGIPESLAYAIMREESAFDPRVVSSAAAVGLMQLIVPTAQRMAKPLKLKGDAESLKRPEINIALGCRYLSVLRAKFQDNPLLAIPGYNAGGGKPKDWVDERPNEDFDLWVEQIPYEETRLYTKRVMTSMAAYDFLYGKGKSGETLAAPLWASPAARGRMAATP; encoded by the coding sequence GTGGCTCTCCGCTCGTTCCTTTCCCGGCGAGGCGCGGCCTGGGGCCTCGGCCTCACCGCCCTGGTCGCCCTCGGCTGCGCCGCCGTCACGACCGCCCCGCGCCTCGGCGCCGGTCCCACCACCCCCGCGCCCGCCTCGGCGGCCGCCGCCCCCACCTCCGCGGCCGCTGCCGCGCCCGTCGCCGCCGCTGCCTCCGCCGCCGCGTCCACGCCCGAGGAGAGCTTCGCCTTCGACCCGGACGCCGCCGTCCCCCTCCTCGACGACACGCGCCTCGCCGCCGTCAAAGCCGCCGTGACCCGCGAGGCCTACGTCGAGGCCGTGAAGGAGCTCGACGCCGTCCTCGCTGCCGAGCCACGCCCGTCGAAGGACGACGAGCACGCCTTCCGCTACCAGCTCGGACGGCTCCGCGCCCTCGCGGGGGATCCGCTCGGCGCCGCGCGCGCCTACGGGGAGGCTGCCGCGATCGGAGGCCCCCTCGAAGGGTACGCCCGTTACCAGGCCGCGGACCACGCCGAACGCGCGGGCGAGCACGCCGAGGCCCTCCGTCACCTCGACAAGGTCCCCGCCGATCTGCCCGTCGCCTCCGAGGTCGGCCTCCTTCGCGCCGACGCCCTGCTCGGCAAGGGCGACCTCGACGCGGCGCTGCCGCACTACCGCGCCTACCTCGGCAAGTCGGGGCACCCGCCGCGCTGGGTCGAGGTCTCGCTCAAGGTCGCCCGCGCCCTCTTGCAAAAACCCTCCGAGGAGCACGCCGAGGAGGCCATCGGATTTGCACGACGGGTCCTCTACGAGGCGCCTTCGGGCGCGGGGAACGGCGAGGCGAAGGCGATCGAGACCGACGCCCTCGGCAGCTTGCCTTTCCCGCGCCGCAAGGCCTTCGAGACCCCGAGCCAGGACGACCTGCTCTCCCAGGCCAAGCGTCAGCTCGACGCCGGCCAGAGCCGCGAGGCGCTGCGCACGACCGACGGCCTCATCACCGACGCCCGCGCCCAGGCCCCCGGCGACCTCGGCTGCGGCGCCTGGATGGTCCGCGCCGAGGCCCTCGCGCGGCTGAAGAAAAAGCCCGAGGCCGAAGGCGGCTTCGGCACCGCGATCGAGCGTTGCGCCGGCACACCCCGCCGCGTCGAGGCCCTCTGGCACGGCGGCAAGGCCTCTGCCCGCAACGGCCAGCATGGCGAGGCCATCCGGCGCTACGGCCTGCTCGAACAGGAGTTCGCCACGCACAGGCTCGCCGACGACGCGCGCTTGAAGAGCGCCCTCGCCGCGCGCGAGCTCGGCGACGAGGTGCGCTTCACGCAGATGCTCACGAAGATGCCCGACGACTACCCGCAGGGCGACATGACGACCGACGGCCTCTTCGAGCTCGCCCTCGCCCGCATGACGAAGCGCGACTGGGCCGGCGCCGTCGCCCCGCTCGAGCGCGCCCTCACCCGCGCCCCGCGCGAGCGCGTCTACTACGCGGCCGGGCGCCTGCCCTACTACCTCGGCCGGGCGCGGCTCGAAACGGGCGCGCTCGATCAAGGCAAGGAGCTGCTCGCCTCCGTCATCCGCGACTACCCGCTCTCGTTTTACATGTCGCTCGCCTACGCGCGCCTCGCGGACAAGGACCGCGCCGCAGCCGATCGCGCGCTCGACGAGGCCCTCGCACGGGAAGGCGCGACCGCCCCCGAGCCGCCGCCGAAGAGCGCGGCGTTCGGCAAGACCGAGTTCCTCCGCGCCCTCGCGCTCGCGCGGCAAGGCGAGTCGAGGCTCGCCCGCATCGAGCTCGATCGCCTCGGCGTCGGCGCCCGCACCGCGCCGCCCGAGGTGCTCTGGGCCTCCGCGCTGCTCTTCTCCCGCGCCGGCTCGCCGAAGGAGGCGCACCAGATCCTCCGCACCGCGACGAACACGATCCCGGCGGGCCGCGCGGAGCTCACGGACTGGACCGATCACTACCCGGCGGGCAACTGGCGCTCGGCGTGGGAGATCGCCTTCCCGCGCCCGTACGCGCCCGTCGTCGCGGCCGAGGCGACCCGCAGCGGCATCCCCGAGTCTCTGGCCTACGCGATCATGCGCGAGGAGAGCGCCTTTGATCCGCGCGTCGTCTCCAGCGCGGCCGCGGTCGGCCTGATGCAGCTCATCGTGCCCACGGCGCAGCGCATGGCGAAGCCGCTCAAGCTGAAGGGCGACGCGGAGTCCTTGAAGCGCCCCGAGATCAACATCGCGCTCGGCTGCCGTTACCTCTCGGTCCTCCGCGCGAAGTTCCAGGACAACCCGCTGCTCGCGATCCCCGGGTACAACGCCGGCGGCGGGAAGCCGAAGGACTGGGTCGACGAGCGCCCGAACGAGGACTTCGATCTTTGGGTCGAGCAGATCCCCTACGAGGAGACGCGGCTCTACACGAAGCGCGTGATGACGAGC
- a CDS encoding urate hydroxylase PuuD has product MMAVFQDWIAILLRWLHLMAGIAWVGTSFYFNWFDLSVRPPKGKVLKENIRGTLDEIHGGSFYYHEQYWPNAHPERLLVHAWPAKTTLVTGALLLAGIYWYGARTYLIDPSVADIGPTAAVGISIASILACWFFYNELCFFVENNRVVMAVMAVFVAVAAYGYQHLFSGRAAYIHVGAMLGTCMGLNVWTSIVPHHIAMRKQLNAGEKLDLRHGEEAKRRSQHNNYFTLPVTFAMISNHFALAYNHHRAWLILWLLMAGGVSIRHYLNISFKYDRKERSLLVAVAAAFGGAMGLSFMRPAPPPVVGPVDTATAMAIVQKRCVPCHSQKPTHPTFVAPPSGFMLDTPEQVLAKAEKVVQRTSVTRDMPLGNVTAMTDEERAQLKVWIEGQGK; this is encoded by the coding sequence ATGATGGCGGTATTCCAGGACTGGATCGCGATTCTGCTGCGCTGGCTCCACCTGATGGCGGGCATCGCGTGGGTGGGCACGTCGTTTTATTTCAATTGGTTCGACCTGTCCGTACGCCCGCCGAAGGGCAAGGTGCTGAAGGAGAACATCCGGGGCACGCTCGACGAGATCCACGGCGGCAGCTTCTACTATCACGAGCAATACTGGCCGAACGCCCACCCCGAGCGCCTGCTCGTGCATGCCTGGCCCGCGAAGACCACGCTCGTCACGGGGGCGCTCTTGCTCGCGGGGATCTACTGGTATGGCGCGCGGACGTACCTCATCGATCCGAGCGTGGCCGACATCGGGCCGACGGCGGCGGTGGGCATCAGCATCGCGTCGATCCTCGCGTGCTGGTTTTTCTACAACGAGCTTTGTTTCTTCGTTGAAAACAATCGCGTGGTGATGGCGGTGATGGCCGTGTTCGTCGCGGTGGCGGCGTACGGGTATCAACACCTCTTCAGCGGGCGCGCCGCGTACATCCACGTGGGCGCGATGCTCGGGACGTGCATGGGGCTCAACGTGTGGACGTCGATCGTGCCCCACCACATCGCGATGCGAAAACAGCTCAATGCCGGCGAGAAGCTGGATCTGCGGCATGGCGAGGAAGCGAAGCGGCGGTCGCAGCACAACAATTATTTCACGTTGCCGGTCACGTTCGCGATGATCAGCAACCATTTCGCGCTGGCGTACAACCACCACCGCGCCTGGCTGATCCTGTGGCTGCTCATGGCGGGCGGCGTATCGATCCGCCATTACCTGAACATCAGCTTCAAGTACGATCGGAAAGAGAGGTCGCTGCTCGTCGCCGTGGCGGCGGCCTTCGGGGGCGCGATGGGGCTGAGCTTCATGCGCCCGGCGCCGCCGCCGGTGGTAGGCCCGGTGGATACGGCGACGGCGATGGCGATCGTGCAAAAGCGCTGTGTGCCGTGTCATTCGCAGAAGCCGACGCACCCGACGTTCGTCGCGCCGCCGTCGGGGTTCATGCTGGACACCCCGGAGCAGGTGCTCGCGAAGGCGGAGAAGGTGGTGCAGCGGACGAGCGTGACCCGGGATATGCCGCTCGGGAACGTGACGGCGATGACGGATGAGGAGAGGGCGCAGCTCAAGGTGTGGATCGAGGGACAGGGGAAGTAG